The genomic region GGCGCGCACCGGCACTGCGGCCTGCGCCAGGATTGGACCCTCATCCATCCCCTCGGTCACCAGATGAACGGTGCAGCCTGCGACTTTCATGCCCGCATCCAGCGCCCGCTGATGGGTGTGCAGTCCGGGGAAGAGCGGCAGCAGGGAAGGGTGAATGTTGAGAATGCGGCCTTCATAGGGAGCGATGAAGCGGCCCGACAGAAGGCGCATGTAACCGGCAAGGCAGATGATGTCCGGCTGCAACGCGGCAAGGGCTTCCAGAATGGCATCTTCATGCTCATCCTTCGAGGCGTAATCCTTGCGCTTGAAGACCTGCGTCGCAACGCCTGCGCCTTGCGCCCTGGCAAGACCGCCAGCTTCTGCCTTGTCGGAGAATACGGCCACTATTTCGGCTGGAAAATCCGCAGGTTGCGCGGCGCGGATCAGCGCTTCCATGTTGGAGCCGCCGCCCGAAATGAAGATGACGACCCGCTTGCGGCTCATAGCGCAAGCTGGCCCTTGTAGACGACGCCATCCTTTTCGCGCTTGACCATCTGGCCCAGCGTGACGACCTTTTCGCCTTCGGTGGCAAGCGCTGCCACGACTTCATCGACCTTTTCAGGCTTCACGACAGCGATCATGCCGACGCCGCAATTGAAGGTGCGCAGCATTTCGTTC from Brucella intermedia LMG 3301 harbors:
- the purN gene encoding phosphoribosylglycinamide formyltransferase, which translates into the protein MSRKRVVIFISGGGSNMEALIRAAQPADFPAEIVAVFSDKAEAGGLARAQGAGVATQVFKRKDYASKDEHEDAILEALAALQPDIICLAGYMRLLSGRFIAPYEGRILNIHPSLLPLFPGLHTHQRALDAGMKVAGCTVHLVTEGMDEGPILAQAAVPVRAGDDAETLAARVLKAEHQLYAAALRKFAAGEAGDRAEIQADSVIVSV